The following coding sequences lie in one Amycolatopsis cihanbeyliensis genomic window:
- a CDS encoding WD40 repeat domain-containing protein: protein MSEQEGGRSAREVFAERFALLYAEAGDPTLRRVTEAVARVNRRDERGRPVRVSAQRISDWRRGRNVPARFAPLAIVLEMLIGEARRLRHHPVARGLYELEAWRRLWEEALRTPAAEDQDGPAGAEAEPEPDPEDTGVCPYRGLAAFRPEDADRFFGRERSTTALLGKLESALETGGMVVLVGASGAGKSSLLRAGLVPAMERDALTGDDGTRPPVAAMSPGANPLKELGRLIPELATELEEAQDADPARTGGFPALVRTAVAACARRLAGPGAGLVIVVDQFEELFTLNADKRVQRLFVQALHAACTPAAEGEAPPGLVVLGVRADFYGRCLDYPELAEALQERQLVLGAMATGELREAVSRPAKSVGLQLEAGLIDLMLRDLGLGANREAGGQHRTYEAGALPLLSHALLATWQRRQAGRLTIAGYRAAGGIHGAVAATAERAWADLSPAAQAAARPLLLRLVHVGEDTQDTRRRATRTDLVEHAGNQAAAEVVLETLVKARLVTLDADSAEISHEALLQAWPRLRDWIDQDRAGNVARQRLETDAVTWAEQDRDSSLLYRGSRLETARQAARTGSTELAREFLATSNRSARRSAWLRRAAVLTVVLFAVATAVAAAVAIQERDDARFGQVVAEADRLTDRDPSLSAQFDLLAHRLRPGETGVAARVLSTQHRPLAIPLTGHDGAVYLTTFGPGGRTLATAGYDNTVRLWDVSDRAHPKPLGDPLTGHTSWVSSAVFSPDGETLVTAGHDATIRLWDVSDPADPVRLGPPLPGGGGTIYLTSFSPDGRTLATANDDGAVRLWDLTDPSEPGLLGTPLADASAPVRSVAFSPDGRTLAGVGNDGAVRLWDLTGERPSLAAEHLGAHPGGVHSVTFGPDGTTLATGGEDDTVRLWDVSTPDRLEPIGHPLAAHNELVWSVAFSPDGRVLASGSKDGTVRLWNVADPARPGLVGDALTGHAGAVYAVGFGPDGRTLASGGDDGVVRLWSLPPGLLVAHSASVSSVSWSPEGHTLASGGDDGAVQLWDVSDPALPAALGPRIVAEAAVNRVLFSPAGGVLAVGRNDDTVRLWDVSDPAKPVPLGASFTGAAGGPMAFAPDGRTLATANDTTVELWDVTDPAHPSSLATAPSPHAGYLPAMVFSPDGRTLATGSFDHTVRLWDVSDRTAPTPVGEPIAGHTGPVWSVAFGPEGERLATASGDRTIRLWDISDPGSVRPVGEPITGHTDAVSEVAFRSGHTGLVSTGMDGTVRLWDLDEGGAVRSQRVLTGHTSAVLSIVGGPNGEFLATGGRDNTTRVWRLDMEQAIQRICTDSRGSLTEQAWREYLPQLDYQPPCK from the coding sequence ATGAGTGAGCAGGAGGGTGGCCGGAGCGCCCGCGAGGTGTTCGCGGAGCGGTTCGCCTTGCTCTACGCCGAGGCGGGTGACCCGACGCTGCGCCGGGTCACCGAGGCGGTGGCCCGGGTCAACCGGCGGGACGAGCGGGGGCGCCCGGTCCGCGTCTCGGCCCAGCGGATCAGCGACTGGCGCCGGGGTCGCAACGTCCCCGCGCGGTTCGCGCCGCTGGCGATCGTGCTCGAGATGCTCATCGGGGAGGCGCGCAGGCTGCGCCACCACCCCGTCGCGCGCGGGCTGTACGAGCTGGAGGCATGGCGGCGGCTGTGGGAGGAGGCGCTGCGCACCCCGGCGGCCGAGGACCAGGATGGCCCGGCAGGGGCGGAGGCCGAGCCCGAGCCCGACCCGGAGGACACCGGGGTGTGCCCCTATCGCGGGCTGGCCGCGTTCCGGCCGGAGGACGCCGACCGGTTCTTCGGCCGGGAACGCAGCACCACCGCGCTGCTCGGGAAGCTGGAGTCCGCGCTGGAGACCGGCGGGATGGTGGTGCTGGTCGGCGCGTCCGGTGCGGGCAAGTCCTCGCTGCTGCGGGCGGGCCTGGTGCCCGCCATGGAGCGGGACGCGCTGACCGGTGACGACGGCACCCGGCCACCGGTGGCGGCCATGTCCCCCGGCGCGAACCCGCTGAAGGAGCTCGGCAGGCTGATCCCGGAGCTGGCCACCGAGCTGGAGGAGGCCCAGGACGCCGACCCGGCCCGGACCGGCGGGTTCCCCGCGCTGGTCCGCACGGCGGTCGCGGCCTGCGCGCGGCGCTTGGCCGGTCCGGGCGCCGGACTGGTGATCGTGGTGGACCAGTTCGAGGAGCTGTTCACCCTGAACGCGGACAAGCGGGTGCAGCGGCTGTTCGTGCAGGCGCTGCACGCCGCGTGCACCCCGGCCGCCGAGGGCGAGGCCCCACCGGGCCTGGTCGTGCTCGGCGTGCGTGCCGACTTCTACGGGCGCTGCCTCGACTACCCCGAGCTGGCCGAGGCACTGCAGGAACGGCAGCTCGTGCTGGGTGCGATGGCCACCGGCGAGCTGCGCGAGGCGGTGTCCAGGCCGGCGAAGTCGGTCGGCCTGCAACTGGAGGCCGGCCTGATCGACCTGATGCTGCGTGACCTCGGACTCGGTGCGAACCGCGAGGCGGGCGGGCAGCACCGTACCTACGAGGCCGGGGCGCTGCCGCTGCTGTCCCATGCCCTGCTGGCCACCTGGCAGCGCAGGCAGGCGGGCAGGCTGACCATCGCGGGCTACCGAGCCGCCGGCGGCATCCACGGCGCGGTGGCGGCCACCGCCGAACGGGCCTGGGCGGATCTGAGCCCGGCCGCGCAGGCCGCCGCCCGCCCGCTGCTGCTGCGGCTGGTGCATGTGGGAGAGGACACCCAGGACACCCGGCGCCGGGCCACCCGGACCGACCTCGTCGAGCACGCGGGCAACCAGGCCGCGGCAGAGGTGGTGCTGGAAACACTGGTGAAGGCCAGGCTGGTGACCCTGGACGCCGACTCGGCCGAGATCAGCCACGAGGCCCTGCTGCAGGCGTGGCCCCGGCTACGGGACTGGATCGACCAGGACCGGGCAGGCAATGTGGCCCGGCAGCGGTTGGAGACCGACGCCGTCACCTGGGCCGAGCAGGACCGGGACTCCTCGCTGCTGTACCGCGGCAGCAGGCTGGAGACGGCCCGCCAGGCGGCCCGCACGGGATCGACCGAGCTGGCACGGGAGTTCCTGGCCACCTCGAACCGGAGCGCCCGGCGCAGCGCGTGGTTGCGGCGGGCCGCCGTACTCACCGTGGTGCTGTTCGCCGTCGCCACCGCCGTGGCGGCCGCGGTGGCCATCCAGGAGCGCGACGACGCGCGGTTCGGTCAGGTGGTGGCCGAGGCCGACCGGCTCACCGACAGGGACCCCTCGCTGTCCGCCCAGTTCGACCTGCTGGCGCACCGGTTGCGGCCGGGGGAGACCGGCGTGGCGGCGCGGGTGCTCTCCACCCAGCACCGGCCGCTGGCCATCCCGCTGACCGGGCACGACGGCGCGGTGTACCTGACCACGTTCGGTCCGGGCGGGCGCACCCTGGCCACCGCGGGCTACGACAACACGGTGCGGCTGTGGGACGTGTCCGACCGCGCCCACCCGAAACCGCTCGGTGACCCGCTGACCGGGCACACCAGTTGGGTCAGTTCCGCGGTGTTCAGCCCGGACGGCGAGACGCTGGTCACCGCGGGGCACGACGCGACCATCCGGCTGTGGGACGTCTCCGACCCCGCCGATCCGGTGCGGCTGGGCCCGCCGTTGCCGGGCGGGGGCGGCACGATCTACCTGACCTCGTTCAGCCCGGACGGGCGGACGCTGGCCACCGCGAACGACGACGGCGCGGTGCGACTGTGGGATCTCACCGACCCGTCCGAGCCCGGCCTGCTCGGCACGCCGCTCGCCGACGCGAGCGCGCCCGTCCGGTCGGTGGCCTTCAGCCCGGACGGGCGGACCCTCGCCGGGGTCGGCAACGACGGCGCGGTACGGCTGTGGGACCTCACCGGCGAGCGCCCCTCGCTGGCGGCCGAGCACCTCGGTGCGCACCCCGGTGGGGTCCACTCGGTGACCTTCGGCCCGGACGGCACCACGCTCGCGACCGGCGGCGAGGACGACACCGTGCGGCTGTGGGACGTCTCCACCCCGGATCGGCTGGAACCCATCGGGCACCCGTTGGCGGCGCACAACGAGCTGGTCTGGTCGGTGGCCTTCAGCCCGGACGGGCGGGTGCTGGCCTCCGGGAGCAAGGACGGCACGGTGCGGCTGTGGAATGTCGCCGACCCGGCACGGCCCGGGCTGGTCGGCGACGCGCTCACCGGGCACGCGGGCGCCGTGTACGCGGTGGGCTTCGGCCCGGACGGGCGGACCCTGGCCTCCGGCGGGGACGACGGGGTGGTGCGGCTGTGGTCGCTGCCACCGGGGCTGCTGGTCGCGCACTCGGCGAGTGTGTCCTCGGTCTCCTGGAGCCCGGAGGGACATACCCTGGCCTCCGGCGGGGACGACGGTGCCGTGCAGCTGTGGGACGTGTCCGATCCGGCTCTTCCTGCCGCGCTCGGCCCGCGGATCGTCGCGGAGGCCGCGGTGAACCGGGTGCTGTTCAGCCCTGCGGGCGGGGTGCTCGCGGTGGGCAGGAACGACGACACGGTACGGCTGTGGGACGTGTCCGATCCGGCGAAGCCGGTGCCGCTCGGCGCGTCGTTCACCGGGGCCGCCGGCGGGCCGATGGCTTTCGCCCCGGACGGGCGCACGCTGGCCACGGCCAACGACACCACCGTGGAGCTGTGGGACGTCACCGACCCCGCGCACCCCTCCTCGCTGGCCACGGCGCCCTCCCCGCATGCGGGGTACCTGCCCGCGATGGTGTTCAGCCCGGACGGCCGCACCCTGGCCACCGGCAGTTTCGATCACACGGTGCGGTTGTGGGACGTGTCCGACCGCACCGCGCCCACCCCGGTCGGCGAGCCGATCGCCGGGCACACCGGACCGGTGTGGTCGGTGGCCTTCGGGCCGGAAGGCGAGCGGCTGGCGACCGCGAGCGGGGACCGGACGATCCGGCTGTGGGACATCAGCGACCCCGGGTCGGTGCGCCCGGTCGGTGAGCCGATCACCGGGCACACCGACGCGGTGTCCGAGGTGGCCTTCCGGTCGGGGCACACCGGCCTGGTGTCCACCGGGATGGACGGCACGGTGCGGTTGTGGGACCTCGACGAGGGCGGGGCGGTGCGCTCGCAGCGCGTGCTCACCGGGCACACCAGCGCGGTGCTGTCGATCGTGGGCGGCCCGAACGGGGAGTTCCTCGCCACCGGTGGCCGGGACAACACGACCAGGGTGTGGCGGCTGGACATGGAGCAGGCGATCCAGCGAATCTGCACCGACTCCCGCGGCTCGCTGACCGAGCAGGCGTGGCGGGAGTACCTCCCCCAGCTGGACTACCAACCGCCATGTAAATAA
- a CDS encoding alpha/beta fold hydrolase, translating into MSTLRHAGITIDYQDEGTGDPLVLVHGHPFDRSMWHPQVSRFTAAGCRVIAADLRGYGRSTVVPGDTPLETFARDLVGLLDHLGIDRVVLGGLSMGGQIVLEFHRLFPERLRGLVLASTSARADTPEVRDRRRATADRLLREGLTPYAEEVIDKMVAPHNIRELPEVAEHVLAMMKAAPPEGAAAALRGRAERPDYLAMLAGVAVPTLVVVGTEDGFTPVAEARLMHERIPGSVLRVIEGAAHLPNLERRVEFDAALERFLTGL; encoded by the coding sequence ATGAGCACGTTGCGCCACGCCGGGATCACCATCGACTACCAGGACGAAGGAACCGGTGACCCGCTCGTGCTCGTGCACGGGCACCCGTTCGACCGCTCGATGTGGCACCCGCAGGTGTCCCGATTCACCGCGGCCGGGTGCCGGGTGATCGCCGCGGATCTGCGCGGCTACGGGCGGAGCACGGTGGTCCCCGGCGACACCCCGCTGGAGACCTTCGCCCGCGACCTCGTGGGCCTGCTCGACCACCTCGGCATCGACCGGGTCGTGCTGGGCGGGCTCTCCATGGGCGGGCAGATCGTGCTGGAGTTCCACCGGCTGTTCCCCGAGCGGCTGCGTGGCCTGGTGCTGGCCAGCACCTCGGCCAGGGCGGACACCCCGGAGGTGCGGGACCGGCGCCGCGCGACCGCCGACCGCCTGCTGCGCGAGGGGCTCACCCCGTACGCGGAAGAGGTCATCGACAAGATGGTCGCCCCGCACAACATCCGCGAGCTGCCCGAGGTCGCCGAGCACGTACTGGCGATGATGAAGGCGGCCCCGCCGGAGGGGGCGGCCGCGGCACTGCGCGGGCGTGCCGAGCGGCCGGACTACCTGGCGATGCTTGCCGGGGTAGCGGTGCCCACGCTCGTGGTGGTGGGTACCGAGGACGGGTTCACCCCGGTCGCCGAGGCCAGGCTGATGCACGAACGGATCCCCGGCTCGGTGCTGCGCGTCATCGAGGGCGCCGCCCACCTGCCGAACCTGGAGCGGCGGGTCGAGTTCGACGCGGCGCTGGAACGGTTCCTGACCGGGTTGTGA
- a CDS encoding PLP-dependent aminotransferase family protein, which yields MDDYRALADRVAAEIGSGRLRPGDRLPPQRRFARGYGIANSTAARVYRELVRRGLVVGEVGRGTFVRSAGPAPEPALAEPGAARVDLELTISVLPEQSALLGKGLGRMLRPDVLDAALRPVGAAGTTAAREATAAALARPGWVPAPPDVLFAGNGRQAIAAALAALVPPGARLAVESLTYPVTRALATRLGCALVPVETDESGLVPEALARAHHAAPLRAVYLQPTLHNPLGCTMPPARRAALAEVLREHGIHAIEDRVYAFLGDTQPPLASLAPEHTVVVDSLSKRLAPGLTLGFLVSPSGIVERIATALRSGALTASGFALDAATGWLTDGTVATMERAKRVDAAARQGLVAEKLAGFAVRSGQNSYHCWWELPRPWRAETFVGAVARRGIAVTPAAAFAVGAGQAPNAVRLALSAPPLPTLAGALEVLATLARGVPDDSGPE from the coding sequence ATGGACGACTACCGCGCGCTGGCCGACCGGGTCGCGGCCGAGATCGGCTCCGGCCGGCTTCGGCCGGGGGATCGGCTGCCACCACAGCGCCGGTTCGCGCGCGGGTACGGCATCGCGAACTCGACCGCGGCCAGGGTCTACCGGGAACTGGTCCGGCGCGGGCTCGTGGTCGGTGAGGTGGGCCGGGGTACCTTCGTCCGCTCCGCGGGCCCGGCGCCGGAGCCCGCGCTGGCCGAGCCCGGCGCGGCCCGGGTCGACCTGGAGCTGACCATCTCGGTGCTGCCCGAGCAGTCCGCGCTCCTCGGCAAGGGGCTCGGCCGGATGCTGCGGCCCGATGTGCTGGACGCCGCCCTACGACCGGTGGGCGCGGCGGGCACGACCGCGGCAAGGGAAGCCACCGCGGCCGCGCTCGCCCGGCCCGGCTGGGTCCCGGCGCCGCCGGACGTGCTGTTCGCGGGCAACGGGCGGCAGGCGATCGCCGCCGCGCTCGCGGCGCTGGTGCCGCCGGGTGCCCGGCTCGCGGTCGAGTCGCTCACCTACCCGGTGACCAGGGCACTGGCCACGCGCCTCGGTTGCGCCCTGGTGCCGGTGGAGACCGACGAGTCCGGCCTGGTCCCCGAGGCACTGGCGCGGGCACATCACGCCGCCCCGTTGCGTGCTGTCTACCTACAGCCCACGCTGCACAACCCCCTCGGCTGCACGATGCCGCCCGCGCGCAGGGCTGCGCTCGCCGAGGTGCTGCGGGAGCACGGCATCCATGCCATCGAGGACCGGGTGTACGCCTTCCTCGGCGATACCCAACCACCGCTGGCGAGCCTGGCTCCCGAGCACACCGTGGTCGTGGACAGCCTGTCCAAGCGGTTGGCTCCCGGCCTGACCTTGGGTTTTCTGGTGTCGCCCTCCGGCATCGTCGAGCGGATCGCCACCGCCTTGCGCTCGGGGGCGCTGACCGCGAGCGGGTTCGCGCTGGACGCGGCGACCGGCTGGCTCACCGATGGCACCGTGGCCACAATGGAACGGGCCAAGCGCGTGGACGCCGCGGCACGGCAGGGCCTCGTCGCCGAGAAGCTGGCCGGTTTCGCCGTGCGCAGCGGCCAGAACTCCTATCACTGCTGGTGGGAGCTGCCGCGGCCGTGGCGAGCCGAGACTTTCGTCGGTGCGGTCGCCCGGCGGGGTATCGCGGTGACGCCGGCCGCCGCGTTCGCCGTAGGCGCCGGGCAGGCGCCGAACGCCGTCCGGCTCGCGCTCTCCGCGCCGCCGCTCCCGACGCTGGCGGGCGCGCTGGAAGTACTGGCGACGCTGGCGCGCGGTGTGCCGGACGACTCCGGTCCGGAGTAG
- a CDS encoding patatin-like phospholipase family protein — translation MTAADPISQVEQLGLDDPTRYTTGFEAEWLRWSPAEADEHARDGDDRYQRYVDRSCDLTMRGGTTSGVIYPLAVCSLAQHYQFRSVGGASAGAIAAAATAAAEHGRLAAQPTEVPEGSVRPGFAGLAGLINWMISGTGSERWRLVQLFQPNTALSRLYRVVIATMQQPATTGRNRFASVLAALLLAVSPLATVALVLVLAGWLAGPVALPVLLPPPRWEAVPPVVALLAAAAALIAGVWTITLAAARVRKATLVLVIPLVLGIGTLLAVAVAGDAAVSWSAWVTVGAATVLGWLLLSAAGLTAFAVIYTKASWPLIAEAQRFRYGLVPGAWPYTATWVDRLAGMPRSTGVPPLATWLADRIDDLAGSTSDVEPGEDRRALTFGDLWLGSGAERDLAELEACALRSERRMINLALMSTDLSAGRPFRLPFRVARHPSERWQFCERCLDGIVPDRVVRQLKETGPVKGQHCPRHPEAGLHWLPEPWDMPVVLAVRMSLSLPGLICPVPLCREGRMHWFSDGGITSNFPIHFFDTLLPRWPTFGLNLDRLDREVGPEEEIYLAKQDATPFEHPWAKVHDGAASFLSRILETFLAWRDTMQSGLPGFRGRIVSVRQGTGEGGTNLFMPPEVIATLALRGYKAGTELKRRFTVESHDGEAPGYTQTDRYRWIRMRIALREYRELVRQADDRGPLYRQRTARYRIPEGLAGWFDEEIDTWPCPEPHTESIEATFAELSRLAESHLAEKFDGTAPVNPVLRLTPPE, via the coding sequence ATGACGGCCGCAGACCCCATCAGCCAGGTCGAGCAGCTCGGGCTGGACGACCCGACCAGGTACACCACGGGGTTCGAGGCGGAATGGCTGCGCTGGTCGCCCGCGGAGGCCGACGAGCACGCGAGGGACGGCGACGACCGGTACCAGCGCTACGTGGACCGCTCCTGCGACCTGACCATGCGTGGCGGCACAACCAGTGGGGTGATCTACCCGCTGGCCGTGTGCTCGCTTGCCCAGCACTACCAGTTCCGCTCGGTGGGTGGCGCCTCGGCGGGTGCGATCGCGGCGGCGGCCACCGCGGCGGCCGAGCACGGTCGGCTGGCCGCGCAGCCCACCGAGGTCCCGGAGGGCTCGGTTCGACCGGGCTTCGCCGGGCTTGCCGGGCTGATCAACTGGATGATCAGCGGGACCGGATCGGAACGCTGGCGGCTGGTGCAACTGTTCCAGCCGAACACCGCGTTGAGCCGGCTCTACCGGGTGGTGATCGCCACCATGCAGCAGCCGGCCACCACCGGCCGCAACCGGTTCGCCTCGGTGCTCGCCGCGCTGCTGCTGGCGGTGAGCCCGCTCGCCACCGTCGCGCTGGTGCTGGTGCTCGCCGGCTGGCTGGCCGGGCCGGTCGCGCTGCCGGTGCTACTGCCGCCGCCGCGGTGGGAGGCGGTGCCACCGGTGGTAGCCCTGCTCGCCGCGGCGGCCGCGCTGATCGCCGGGGTCTGGACGATCACCCTTGCCGCGGCACGTGTCCGCAAGGCCACCCTGGTGCTGGTGATCCCGCTGGTACTCGGGATCGGGACGCTGCTGGCCGTGGCCGTCGCCGGGGACGCGGCGGTGTCCTGGTCGGCCTGGGTGACCGTGGGCGCGGCGACGGTGCTCGGGTGGTTGCTGCTGAGCGCGGCCGGGCTGACCGCGTTCGCGGTGATCTACACGAAGGCGAGCTGGCCGCTGATCGCCGAGGCACAGCGGTTCCGTTATGGACTCGTCCCCGGGGCATGGCCGTACACCGCGACCTGGGTGGACCGGTTGGCCGGCATGCCGCGCTCCACCGGCGTGCCGCCGCTGGCGACCTGGCTCGCCGACCGTATCGACGACCTCGCCGGGTCCACATCGGATGTCGAGCCGGGAGAGGACCGGCGGGCGTTGACCTTCGGCGACCTCTGGCTCGGCTCCGGCGCCGAGCGCGACCTGGCCGAGCTGGAGGCGTGCGCGTTGCGGAGCGAGCGCCGGATGATCAACCTGGCGCTGATGAGCACCGACCTGTCCGCTGGCAGGCCGTTCCGGTTGCCGTTCCGGGTCGCACGGCACCCGAGCGAGCGCTGGCAGTTCTGCGAACGCTGCCTGGACGGGATCGTGCCGGACCGCGTCGTGCGGCAACTGAAGGAGACCGGACCGGTCAAGGGGCAGCACTGCCCCCGGCACCCCGAGGCCGGGCTGCACTGGCTGCCGGAGCCGTGGGATATGCCGGTGGTGCTCGCCGTGCGGATGAGTCTCTCCCTGCCCGGGCTGATCTGCCCGGTGCCGCTGTGCCGGGAGGGTCGGATGCACTGGTTCTCCGACGGCGGGATCACCAGCAACTTCCCGATCCACTTCTTCGACACCCTGCTGCCGAGGTGGCCGACCTTCGGGCTGAACCTGGACCGCCTCGACCGTGAGGTCGGCCCGGAGGAGGAGATCTACCTCGCCAAACAGGACGCCACCCCGTTCGAGCATCCGTGGGCGAAGGTGCACGACGGCGCGGCCAGCTTCCTCAGCCGGATTCTGGAGACCTTCCTCGCCTGGCGGGACACCATGCAGTCCGGGTTGCCCGGATTCCGCGGCCGGATCGTGAGCGTGCGGCAGGGCACCGGCGAGGGCGGCACGAACCTGTTCATGCCGCCCGAGGTGATCGCGACGCTCGCGCTGCGCGGCTACAAGGCGGGTACCGAGCTCAAGCGGCGGTTCACCGTGGAGAGCCACGACGGCGAGGCGCCCGGATACACGCAGACCGACCGCTACCGCTGGATCCGGATGCGGATCGCGCTGCGCGAGTATCGCGAGCTCGTCCGGCAGGCCGACGACCGCGGCCCGCTCTACCGGCAGCGCACCGCCAGGTACCGCATTCCGGAAGGGCTGGCCGGGTGGTTCGACGAGGAGATCGACACCTGGCCGTGCCCGGAACCGCACACCGAGTCGATCGAGGCCACCTTCGCGGAGCTGAGCAGGCTGGCGGAGTCGCATCTCGCCGAGAAGTTCGACGGGACCGCTCCGGTCAACCCGGTGCTGCGGCTCACCCCGCCGGAGTGA
- a CDS encoding sensor histidine kinase, with the protein MLTSRLRAVLNRWPKGMHLYLLDAAVAMVTAAVYVTFSYVESTPTQPMFDGPDWVGWLVAAVVGMPLAVRRRWPLPVLGIVLAGTMAATLLRLILEPYLATAYALYLVALVRPPRWSVPALAVTLAGSMLAILIGQPVLENTGLPFYVWLWLGLAWGGGWVVRDRRARAAREAEQRARQALADERMRIARELHDVVAHSMSLIAVKAGVANHVATQRPEEAAAALRTIESTSREALTEMRHILGVLRSNREPDAGLAPTPGVSGLTELADNAEPAGVRVRLDLHHLEGLPEGLELSVYRIVQEALTNVVKHAAPAECRVLVEAGDERVRIEVTDDGPGRRTPPDEQAGAGHGLIGMRERVAVYGGTFSAGPRPGGGFRVAATLPVGAGALV; encoded by the coding sequence GTGCTCACGTCCCGCCTGCGCGCCGTGCTGAACCGGTGGCCGAAGGGCATGCACCTGTACCTGCTGGACGCCGCCGTCGCGATGGTGACCGCGGCGGTCTACGTCACCTTCAGCTATGTCGAGTCCACGCCGACCCAGCCGATGTTCGACGGTCCGGACTGGGTCGGCTGGCTGGTCGCCGCGGTGGTCGGCATGCCGCTGGCGGTGCGCAGGCGCTGGCCGCTGCCGGTGCTGGGCATCGTGCTGGCCGGGACGATGGCGGCCACCCTGCTGCGGCTGATCCTGGAGCCCTACCTGGCCACCGCGTACGCGCTGTACCTGGTCGCGCTGGTGCGGCCGCCGCGCTGGTCGGTCCCGGCGCTGGCGGTCACCCTGGCCGGATCGATGCTCGCGATCCTGATCGGCCAGCCGGTGCTGGAGAACACGGGGCTTCCGTTCTACGTCTGGCTGTGGCTCGGCCTGGCCTGGGGCGGGGGCTGGGTGGTGCGCGACCGGCGGGCGCGAGCGGCGCGCGAGGCCGAGCAGCGCGCCCGGCAGGCGCTGGCCGACGAGCGGATGCGGATCGCGCGGGAGTTGCACGATGTGGTGGCGCACAGCATGAGCCTGATCGCGGTCAAGGCGGGGGTCGCCAACCACGTCGCCACCCAGCGGCCGGAGGAGGCCGCGGCCGCGCTGCGGACCATCGAGAGCACCAGCAGGGAGGCGCTCACCGAGATGCGGCACATCCTGGGTGTGCTGCGCTCGAACCGGGAACCGGACGCGGGGCTCGCCCCCACGCCCGGGGTGTCCGGGTTGACCGAGCTCGCCGACAACGCCGAACCGGCCGGCGTCCGGGTGCGCCTCGACCTGCATCACCTGGAAGGGCTGCCGGAGGGGCTGGAACTCTCGGTGTACCGGATCGTGCAGGAGGCGCTGACCAACGTGGTCAAGCACGCGGCGCCCGCCGAGTGCCGGGTGCTGGTCGAGGCCGGGGACGAGCGGGTGCGGATCGAGGTGACCGACGATGGGCCGGGCCGTCGCACGCCGCCCGACGAGCAGGCGGGGGCCGGGCACGGCCTGATCGGCATGCGAGAGCGGGTGGCGGTGTACGGCGGGACCTTCAGCGCCGGGCCGCGGCCGGGCGGTGGTTTCCGGGTCGCGGCGACCTTGCCGGTCGGGGCGGGAGC